A genomic stretch from Scatophagus argus isolate fScaArg1 chromosome 19, fScaArg1.pri, whole genome shotgun sequence includes:
- the LOC124050551 gene encoding armadillo-like helical domain-containing protein 4 isoform X2, which produces MLMFEMLHHLLLAWICLCVYGNPVRLSDFSPKQDSNCDGQCASSVTTVWSTHTTDAKPEPSDTEHVTGLILNVDTGGGAGPHGRPEGTAPVTHTANGDSIDGRSGPSEAAEEVRNQRSKVKKVGSTSEMGDVQRQWEAASVLPVDPDRSVTSEPILSPTGGRKQLDVAVRTTRLPPGGFLDSSTASPQMSITARKSKGQSGEDQRKLPGYGDSLQDQNPETSLPSATEPPNPGERTRKITSHSPIPPTIFASPQTSTHVSIWGHDGATVSSLPDPVLPEMGPNLTPREEGPESLWTEAARPGGVDTVVPLSQDEATEGTMSSEALPLIFEPFEDVSPEGSPAEAEAEVTMVPGSSQPPAAMPLSELDLDQLDTVETDSDGPSHVPPLLMPDWTSPWQTSGAELLEPISSLGPSVSPQQAVTEPEDHSETGAVGTLKLEENLPTTGPSSSSYQQAVTTVTKANHQSLHKSRSGLEEMESEEEPDEDEDDENSEESVEDESDEDLTETPTTSSTQPPYSLIPPPPVWVQRNQGLMRSWVELIREKAGYVSGMLAPVGIGITGALFIVGALYSIRMIHRKRRNSFKHQRRKQPREPGTNRQDQAMLLADSSEDEF; this is translated from the exons ATGCTGATGTTTGAGAtgctccatcacctcctcctggCTTggatctgtctctgtgtctatGGAAACCCTGTCCGCCTATCAGACTTTAGCCCTAAGCAGGACAGCAACTGTGACGGGCAGTGTGCCAGCTCAGTAACAACTGTCTGGTCAACGCACACCACAGATGCAAAGCCTGAACCCTCAGATACTGAACATGTGACTGGCCTAATACTGAATGTAGATACAGGAGGAGGGGCTGGCCCGCATGGGCGACCTGAGGGGACAGCTCCAGTGACGCATACGGCAAACGGGGACAGCATTGATGGAAGATCTGGGCCGAGTGAGGCTGCCGAAGAAGTAAGGAACCAAAGGAGCAAAGTAAAGAAGGTCGGGAGCACATCTGAGATGGGAGACGTGCAAAGACAGTGGGAGGCAGCTTCAGTGCTGCCTGTTGATCCAGACAGATCTGTCACCAGTGAGCCTATTTTAAGTCCTACAGGTGGGAGGAAGCAGTTGGACGTAGCTGTGAGAACTACAAGGTTGCCTCCAGGTGGATTTTTAGACTCCTCCACAGCATCACCACAAATGAGCATCACAGCCAGGAAGAGCAAAGGCCAAAGTGGGGAGGATCAAAGAAAACTACCTGGTTATGGTGATTCTCTCCAGGATCAAAACCCAGAAACAAGCTTGCCATCCGCTACAGAACCTCCAAATCCTGGAGAAAGGACTCGGAAAATAACCTCCCACAGCCCCATCCCTCCCACGATCTTCGCCTCCCCCCAGACCTCCACACATGTGTCAATTTGGGGCCACGATGGAGCTACAGTATCCTCCCTCCCAGACCCAGTGTTACCTGAAATGGGACCAAACCTGACACCCAGAGAGGAAGGACCAGAAAGCCTATGGACTGAGGCAGCAAGGCCTGGTGGAG TGGACACTGTGGTCCCACTGTCCCAGGATGAAGCCACAGAGGGCACCATGTCATCAGAAgctcttcctctcatttttgAACCTTTTGAAGATGTCAGCCCTGAGGGGTCACCAGCCGAAGCGGAGGCAGAGGTTACGATGGTGCCAGGCAGCTCTCAGCCTCCTGCTGCCATGCCTCTGTCAGAGTTGGACCTGGACCAGCTGGACACCGTGGAGACAGATAGTGACGGTCCCTCGCATGTCCCACCTCTGCTGATGCCAGACTGGACGTCACCTTGGCAGACGTCTGGTGCTGAGCTGCTGGAGCCAATCAGCTCCTTGGGTCCGTCTGTTTCACCACAGCAAGCCGTAACTGAGCCGGAAGACCATTCTGAGACGG GTGCTGTAGGGACACTGAAGCTCGAGGAGAACTTGCCCACCACTGGTCCATCCTCCTCATCCTACCAGCAGGCTGTAACAACAGTAACAAAGGCAAACCATCAGTCACTGCACAAATCCAGATCAGGGTTAGAGGAGATGGAGTCTGAGG AGGAGCCAGATGAAGATGAGGACGATGAGAACTCTGAGGAATCAGTCGAGGATGAGAGCGATGAAGACCTAACAGAAACACCTACAACATCCTCAACGCAGCCTCCATACAGCCTCATTCCTCCACCTCCCGTCTGGGTCCAACGCAACCAGGGGCTGA TGCGAAGCTGGGTGGAGCTGATTAGAGAAAAG GCCGGTTATGTGTCTGGGATGTTGGCCCCTGTGGGCATTGGCATCACTGGGGCTCTGTTTATCGTCGGCGCCCTCTACAGCATCAGGATGATTCACCGCAAAAGGAGGAACAGCTTCAAACACCAGAGGAGGAAG CAACCTCGAGAGCCTGGAACCAACCGTCAAGACCAGGCCATGCTGCTGGCTGACAGCTCGGAGGATGAGTTCTGA
- the LOC124050551 gene encoding armadillo-like helical domain-containing protein 4 isoform X1 produces the protein MLMFEMLHHLLLAWICLCVYGNPVRLSDFSPKQDSNCDGQCASSVTTVWSTHTTDAKPEPSDTEHVTGLILNVDTGGGAGPHGRPEGTAPVTHTANGDSIDGRSGPSEAAEEVRNQRSKVKKVGSTSEMGDVQRQWEAASVLPVDPDRSVTSEPILSPTGGRKQLDVAVRTTRLPPGGFLDSSTASPQMSITARKSKGQSGEDQRKLPGYGDSLQDQNPETSLPSATEPPNPGERTRKITSHSPIPPTIFASPQTSTHVSIWGHDGATVSSLPDPVLPEMGPNLTPREEGPESLWTEAARPGGVDTVVPLSQDEATEGTMSSEALPLIFEPFEDVSPEGSPAEAEAEVTMVPGSSQPPAAMPLSELDLDQLDTVETDSDGPSHVPPLLMPDWTSPWQTSGAELLEPISSLGPSVSPQQAVTEPEDHSETGAVGTLKLEENLPTTGPSSSSYQQAVTTVTKANHQSLHKSRSGLEEMESEEEPDEDEDDENSEESVEDESDEDLTETPTTSSTQPPYSLIPPPPVWVQRNQGLMRSWVELIREKAGYVSGMLAPVGIGITGALFIVGALYSIRMIHRKRRNSFKHQRRKVRQPEQPREPGTNRQDQAMLLADSSEDEF, from the exons ATGCTGATGTTTGAGAtgctccatcacctcctcctggCTTggatctgtctctgtgtctatGGAAACCCTGTCCGCCTATCAGACTTTAGCCCTAAGCAGGACAGCAACTGTGACGGGCAGTGTGCCAGCTCAGTAACAACTGTCTGGTCAACGCACACCACAGATGCAAAGCCTGAACCCTCAGATACTGAACATGTGACTGGCCTAATACTGAATGTAGATACAGGAGGAGGGGCTGGCCCGCATGGGCGACCTGAGGGGACAGCTCCAGTGACGCATACGGCAAACGGGGACAGCATTGATGGAAGATCTGGGCCGAGTGAGGCTGCCGAAGAAGTAAGGAACCAAAGGAGCAAAGTAAAGAAGGTCGGGAGCACATCTGAGATGGGAGACGTGCAAAGACAGTGGGAGGCAGCTTCAGTGCTGCCTGTTGATCCAGACAGATCTGTCACCAGTGAGCCTATTTTAAGTCCTACAGGTGGGAGGAAGCAGTTGGACGTAGCTGTGAGAACTACAAGGTTGCCTCCAGGTGGATTTTTAGACTCCTCCACAGCATCACCACAAATGAGCATCACAGCCAGGAAGAGCAAAGGCCAAAGTGGGGAGGATCAAAGAAAACTACCTGGTTATGGTGATTCTCTCCAGGATCAAAACCCAGAAACAAGCTTGCCATCCGCTACAGAACCTCCAAATCCTGGAGAAAGGACTCGGAAAATAACCTCCCACAGCCCCATCCCTCCCACGATCTTCGCCTCCCCCCAGACCTCCACACATGTGTCAATTTGGGGCCACGATGGAGCTACAGTATCCTCCCTCCCAGACCCAGTGTTACCTGAAATGGGACCAAACCTGACACCCAGAGAGGAAGGACCAGAAAGCCTATGGACTGAGGCAGCAAGGCCTGGTGGAG TGGACACTGTGGTCCCACTGTCCCAGGATGAAGCCACAGAGGGCACCATGTCATCAGAAgctcttcctctcatttttgAACCTTTTGAAGATGTCAGCCCTGAGGGGTCACCAGCCGAAGCGGAGGCAGAGGTTACGATGGTGCCAGGCAGCTCTCAGCCTCCTGCTGCCATGCCTCTGTCAGAGTTGGACCTGGACCAGCTGGACACCGTGGAGACAGATAGTGACGGTCCCTCGCATGTCCCACCTCTGCTGATGCCAGACTGGACGTCACCTTGGCAGACGTCTGGTGCTGAGCTGCTGGAGCCAATCAGCTCCTTGGGTCCGTCTGTTTCACCACAGCAAGCCGTAACTGAGCCGGAAGACCATTCTGAGACGG GTGCTGTAGGGACACTGAAGCTCGAGGAGAACTTGCCCACCACTGGTCCATCCTCCTCATCCTACCAGCAGGCTGTAACAACAGTAACAAAGGCAAACCATCAGTCACTGCACAAATCCAGATCAGGGTTAGAGGAGATGGAGTCTGAGG AGGAGCCAGATGAAGATGAGGACGATGAGAACTCTGAGGAATCAGTCGAGGATGAGAGCGATGAAGACCTAACAGAAACACCTACAACATCCTCAACGCAGCCTCCATACAGCCTCATTCCTCCACCTCCCGTCTGGGTCCAACGCAACCAGGGGCTGA TGCGAAGCTGGGTGGAGCTGATTAGAGAAAAG GCCGGTTATGTGTCTGGGATGTTGGCCCCTGTGGGCATTGGCATCACTGGGGCTCTGTTTATCGTCGGCGCCCTCTACAGCATCAGGATGATTCACCGCAAAAGGAGGAACAGCTTCAAACACCAGAGGAGGAAGGTCAGACAGCCAGAG CAACCTCGAGAGCCTGGAACCAACCGTCAAGACCAGGCCATGCTGCTGGCTGACAGCTCGGAGGATGAGTTCTGA